In the genome of Pontibacter actiniarum, the window TGCCTGCCGCGGTTTTAAAGGCCACGCGCAGCGAGTCCGGTATTTTACCCACACTGCCGTCTTCGTTGCGATGCGTGTAGTCGATCGCCTGAATGCAGCGCCCGCTTGGGATGTAGTATTTGGCTGTGGTTACCTTTAACTGGGAGTTATAAGAGAGCGGACGCGTTACCTGCACCAGGCCCTTCCCGAAGGTGCGCTCCCCTACCAGCACGGCACGGTCGTAGTCCTGCATGACGCCGGCCACAATCTCGGAAGCCGACGCGCTGCGCGAACTGGTAAGTATCACCAGCGGCATGTTCTTGTCCAGCGGCTCGTCGAGCGCCTTGTACGTTTTATTCCACTCCTCTACCTTGCCCTTCGTGCTGACGATATCCGTGCCCTTGTCCACAAACACGTTGGAGATGTTCACCGCCTCATGCAGCAGGCCGCCCGGGTTGTCGCGCAGGTCAAACACAATCTTCTTGGCGCCCATCTCCTTTAGTTTCTGGACGGCCGTTCTCACCTCTTTGCCCGCATCCATGGTAAAGCCTGAAAGCTGGAAGTAGCCAATCTCGCTATCCAGCATACCATAGTAAGGCACATTATCCACCACGATATTCTCACGCATCAGCTCCACGTTCCGTGATTTGGCCTGGCCGTAGCTGCGCACCTCCAGTTTAATGGCCGTGTTCGCCTGCCCTTTCAGCAGCTTGCTCACCTCCTCTGAAGACTTACCCTGCACGTTCACCCCGTTCACCTTCAGTATCTCGTCGCCGATGGCCAAACCAGCTTTGTGCGCCGGGGAGTTCTCGTAAGGCATCTGCACCATCACCTTGCCGTCGCGGGCAC includes:
- a CDS encoding S41 family peptidase is translated as MYKKSIAGLFVGVFALGLFSFKTDSERYFEIAKNLDVFATLFKEVNTYYVDDVPPAQMMRTGIDAMLKSLDPYTNYIPEDDIEDFRTMTTGQYGGIGAIIGARDGKVMVQMPYENSPAHKAGLAIGDEILKVNGVNVQGKSSEEVSKLLKGQANTAIKLEVRSYGQAKSRNVELMRENIVVDNVPYYGMLDSEIGYFQLSGFTMDAGKEVRTAVQKLKEMGAKKIVFDLRDNPGGLLHEAVNISNVFVDKGTDIVSTKGKVEEWNKTYKALDEPLDKNMPLVILTSSRSASASEIVAGVMQDYDRAVLVGERTFGKGLVQVTRPLSYNSQLKVTTAKYYIPSGRCIQAIDYTHRNEDGSVGKIPDSLRVAFKTAAGRVVYDGGGVSPDVEVKQTGFSEITRTIAGKGYFYDYANQYKLEHPSIPAAKEFQLTDQEYKKFVAYLANKDVSYTTGIENELKDVAETAKEGKHYDDIKAELEAIKQKVSHNKANDLMRFREEIQEVLEAEIASRYYLQKGYIESSFDDDPDILMAKQVLNDPVKYNAYLKAN